The following is a genomic window from Hymenobacter sp. APR13.
CTCGCGCGCCACGCCGTTTGGGGTGGGGCTGGAGGCGCGGCAGTGGGGCGCGCAGGGCAGCTTGTACGTGCCCGGCCTGGGCAAGCACCACAGTTTGCGCCTGCGCGCCGGCTACCAGAGCCAGCAGCAGCAACAATACCAGTTTGCCTCGGCCATCAGCTTCCCCCGCGGCGAAAACTACGTGAGCTTCGACCGGATGCGCGCCGCCTCGCTGGACTACGCTATGCCGCTGGCGTTTCCGCACTGGTCGGTGGGGCGGCTGCTGTACGTGCAGCGGCTGCGGGCCACCGGGTTTCTGGATGTGGCCCAGGGCCGCAGCACCGGCGTGTCGGGCCGCGGCAACTACCGCAATGTGGGTTTCGACGTGGCGGCGCTGTTCAACGTGCTGCGCCTGCGTACGCCGCTGGAAGCCGGCGTGCGGCTGGTGGTAGATACCTACACCAACGATTTGGTATTCGAGCCGCTGGCGTTTAGTATTCGGTTGTAGAAGAGAGGCTTAGGGTAAATGCCGGAATCTTGGTGCCGGCTGCCAGACACTTAGGCGGAATTATTGCTGGGGTGTTTTAGAAGTTATCGACCGTTTTTTATCCCGTTTAACCCATTTGTGGAGGCCAGGCCAGCCGCGCTGCATCCTCCGCAACTTGGGTTGATTAACCCAACCCGTCTATGCCCTTATCCTTACCCCGCCTGCTTTCGGTCGCCTGCCTGTCACTGGGGGCGCTGGCTGCTTTCACTGCTTTCCAGGAAGCCGATCCGATGATGCAGCGCCTGGCCACCCGCCTGCAGGCCTACTACACCGAAGCGCACCCCGAAATCAGCTACCTGCACCTCAACCAGGCGGCATACGCGGCTGGTGAAACGCTGTGGTTCAAGGCGTATGTCGTGGACGGCAGCACGCACCAGCCCGACTCGCTGAGCCGAGTGCTCTATGTGGATATGATAAGTCCCTCGGGGAAGGAGGTGGCGTTGCGCCGCACGTTGGCGCTGCGCGGCGGGCAGGCCCACGGCGACATCCAGCTACCCGACTCGCTGCCCCAGGGCATCTACACGCTGCGGGCTTACACCAGCTGGATGCGCAACAGCGGCGAAGAGTTGTTTTTCTCGCGGCGGGTGCCGGTGTGGCAGGCTACGTCTTCCTCGCGGGTCAATAGCAGGCTGATAGCCAAGGAAATGAGTGCTGCCCGCCGGGAAACTGCCTCTGCCTCCCGCCCCGACGTGCAGTTCTTCCCGGAAGGCGGCGACTACGTGGCGGGCCTGCCCACGGTGGTAGGGGTGAAGGCCCTGGATGCCACCGGCACCGGGCTGGCCGTGCGCGGTACCATTCTCGACGACCAGAATCAGCCGCAGGCCACCTTCACTACCTCCGCCCTGGGCATGACGGCGCTTACGTTTACGCCTACCGCGGGGCGCCGCTACCTTGCCCGCGTAACGCTGCCCGGCGGCGTTACTGCCGACTATCCGCTACCCGCGGTGCGGCCCGACGGCTGGGTGCTGAATGTGCGCGACGCCGGCCCCAATTTGCAGGTGTTTATCCGGTACCAGCCGCCGCAAGGCCGGGCTGTGGCGCCGGTCAGGCTGCGGCTGCTGGGCCACGTGCGCGGTGCCGTAGTGTACACCGGTGCCGGCCAGATCCAGGGGCCGGAAACCTTTATGGCCACCGTATCCAAAGCGGGGCTGCCGGCCGGCATCGTGCACTTCACCCTCTTCGACGACCAGCAGATTGCCCGGGCCGAGCGTCTGGCGTTTGTGCCCGATCCGGCGCCGTTGCGCATCAGCCTACAACCCGAAAAAACCACCTACGGCCTGCGCGAAGTGGTATCGATGGCGGTAGACGTGCGTACGGCCGAAGGCCAGCCCGTTGCGGCCGAGCTGTCGGCGTCGGTGGTGGCGGTGGCGGAGGGCCTGCCAGCTACCGGCACCACCGACGCTGATGTGGAGTCACATTTGCTGCTGACCTCGGAGCTGAAAGGCTACGTGGAAAATCCCGGCTACTACTTCCGCCAGCCTACGCCCGAAACGCGACGGGCGCTTGACCACCTGCTGCTCACGCAGGGCTGGAGCCGCTTTGTGTGGGGGAAGCTGCTGGCCTCTGATGCGTCGCCGGCCGCTGCCTACCAGTTTCTGCCCGAGCAGACTCTGACGCTGAGTGGCCAGCTGATGCGCCTCAATGAAAAGCCGGTGTCCAATGGTGCCCTCACGCTGTTCCAGGGAGCCAGCAAAGGCGTAACCGTCGGGCAAACCGATGCCACCGGCCGGTTTACGTTCACCGGCTTTTCGGGCCAGGATTCCAGCCGGGTGCTGGTGCAGGCCCGCACCGAAAAGGGTGGGTCCAATGTAATGGTGAAGCTGGACAAGCTGTGGCCGCTGCCGGCGAAGGCAACGCCGCTGCCGCTGCTGGCCTCGGCCGCCGCCCTGCCGTCGGAGGTGGGCGTGTATGCCCAGCGCAGCCGCCGCCAGCAGGTGCTGGAGCAGCAGTATCGTCCCGATTCCAGCCGCAGCATTGTGCTGCGCAACGTGACCGTGAAAGGCAGCCGCCCCACCCCGCCCCGGCACGACCCCCGCTCGATCCATCTGAGCGCCGATGTCGTGCTGCGTACGCGCGACATTCCGGCTGCCGACAATGCCACCGACATTTTTCAGCTGCTGCAGGGGCGGGTATCAGGCGTAGATATATTCCGCACCGATAGCGCTAATCTCTTGCAAGTGCGGATCCGGGGCATTTCCAGCATTACCGGTGGAAGTGGACCATTGCTGCTGCTCGATGGTATTCCGCTACCCAATACGCAAAGCCTGCAGGGTATTCCGCCGTCGATGGTCGAACGGATCGAAGTACTGAAAGGTCCTTCAGCAGCCATCTACGGGATGCGTGGAATGGGTGGCGTGATTGCCGTATTCACCAAGCACGGCAACCCCGATTACGACTACAGCCATGAAAAAAGCAACGAAAGCGTGGTGGTGTATCAGCTGCCGGCCTACTACCGGCCCCGCGAGTTCTATGCGCCCGGCTACGAGAAAGCGTCGGCCGCCAACCGCCCCGACCCGCGGGCGACCACGCTGCACTGGCTGCCGCGCCTGCCAGTGCCGGCTACCGGCCCGGCCCGCTTTACGTTCTACACCGCCGACGAGCCCGGCACGTTCCGCGTGCGGGTGGAAGGCATCGGGGCCACTGGCCAGCCCGTGACGGGCAGTGCTGTGCTAGTGGTGGCCGACCGGTAGCTACTGGGGGCCTCCCCTCATGCATGCGCCCGGCCATCGGCGCCGGGCTGGGGGACTACCGCCGCTGGCGTTCAGCATTCGGTTGTAACACAGAGCGCTTTCATAAAATTGCCATACTTCTTGTGCTTGGCTGTATATACTTCAGCTAGCTTGTTGCAAAGCAGTTTATGGCTTCTTTACTTTTTAACAACATTCTCTATAGCCATACCAATATGCCATCTTTCTCTTTTCGTCTATTTCAGGCCGCTTGTTTGCCAGTGGGCGCTTTTGCAGTGTTTTCTGCCTTCCAGAATCCTGATCCGGCCATACAGCGTCTAGCTACCCGACTTCAATACTTCTATACTGAAGCACAACCCGAAATCAGCTACCTGCATCTCAACCAGGCGGCTTACGTGGCCGGCGAAACTGTGTGGTTCAAGGCCTATGTGGCCGATGCCAACTCGCATCAGCTTGACTCGTTGAGCCGGGTGCTGTACGTGGATGTGGTGAGCCCTTCAGGACGGCGGGTGCTGCTGCGCCGCACGTTGGCGTTGCGCGGCGGCCTTGCCCACGGCGACTTGGCTTTGCCTGATACCTTGGCGCAAGGCGTATACACGGTGCGCGCCTACACTCATTGGATGCGCAACGCTGGTGAGCAGTTATTTTTCTCGCGCCGCGTGCCCGTGTGGCAGACAGCACCCGCCGCACCTGACGCAGCGGCCAGTGCTTCAGTTGGCACAGCGGTACATGCCCGGCGTGAGGTGGCTCGCCCGGTGGCTTCGTCCCGGCCCGACGTGCAGTTTTTCCCAGAAGGTGGCGATTATGTGGCGGGCCTGTCCACAGTTGTTGGAGTGAAGGCAGTGGATGCCACCGGTGCCGGCTTAGCCGTGCGGGGCGAAATCCTCGACGACCAGAACCAAGTCCAGGGCAGCTTCAGCACGCCGGCATTAGGGATGAGTGCTTTCAGCTTCAGTCCTGCTGCCGGCCGCCGCTATCATGCCCGGGTGGTGCTGCCCAATGGCACTGCGGCCGACTATCCGCTGCCAGCCGTGCAGCCGGCTGGCTGGGTGATGAACGTACGTGAAATCGGCAATACCCTACGGGTGTTAATCCGGCATCGGGCGGCGGCTGGGGCCGCAGCCGGGCCCCAGGCGCTACGGCTGCTGGCCCACGTGCGTGGGGTGCTGGTATATGCCGGCCAGGGCCAGATCAATGGCGACGAAATATTTTCGGCCACCTTGTCTAAGGACAAGCTGCCGGCTGGCGTATTGCACCTCACGTTGTTTGATGAGCAGCAGATTGCCCGTGCTGAGCGACTGGCTTTTGTGCCTGATCCGAATCCCCTGCGCGTGGCTGTGCGCTCTGACCGGCCCAGCTATGGCGCCCGTGAGGCTGTGACGCTGGAGGTGGAAGTGCGTAATGCCGCCGGCCTGCCCACTGGCGCCGAACTATCGGTGGCCGTGGCGGATGAGGCCGGTCTGCCGGCCACTGGCACCACGGATGCTACCATTGAGTCGCACCTGTTGCTGACCTCAGAGCTGAAAGGCTATGTGGAAAATCCCGGCTATTACTTCCGCCAGCCCACGCCCGACACCCGGCTTGCCCTCGACTACCTGCTGCTTACGCAGGGCTGGAGCCGCTTTGTATGGCGTGAGCTGCTGGCCTCTGATACGTCGCCGGCCGCCGCCTACCGCTTTCTGCCCGAACAAACCCTGACGCTGGGCGGCCGGTTGGTACGCACCAACGGCAAACCCGTACCCAATGGCACCCTGACTCTGTATCAGCAAGCCAACAAAAGCGTTAATGTTAGTCAGGCCAATGATGCAGGCCGGTTTCTGTACCAGGGATTTTCCGGGCAGGACTCCGCCAAGGTGCTCCTGCAGGCCCGCACCGAGAAAGGCAGCAACAATATATTGATTCAACTTGATGAGCTGTGGCCGCTGCCTGCCACACCGTTGCCGCTGCCGTTGCAGGTGCTGCCTGCCGCCACGCCCGAACTGGCTGCCTACAGCCAGCGCAGCCGCCGCCAGCAGGTTCTGGAGCGGCAGTACCTGCCCGATTCCACCCGTAGCATTCTGTTGCGCAACGTCACGGTGAAGAGCCGCGCAACCCCGCCGGAACAGTCTGTCTTTTCACTTCACAGTAACGCTGACTACGTGCTGAATCTGAGTGATATTCCATCGACTGCAGCTTTTTCCGACATCTTCCAACTATTACAGGGGCGCGTGTCCGGCTTGCAGATAACCCGCTCCAACTCGTCCTACAATGTTATGATCCGGGGTGCCTCCAGTATCACTGGCAGCAGCCAGCCGCTCTATCTGCTTGACGGTATGCCGATTTCTGATGCGGAAGGACTGATGGGTGTCGCCCCCGTCACGGTGGAGCGCATTGAAGTACTGAAAGGAGCCTCGGCGGCCATCTACGGTAGCCGGGGAGCAGGAGGAGTTATTGCCGTATTCACCAAGCGCGGCAACTTCAACTACGACTACAGCAAGGAGCCTGCTGCCGGCGTGGCAGTGCGCCAGCTGCCAGCCTATCACCGTGCCCGCGAATTCTACGCACCCCGCTACGAGCAGGCTTCGGCAGCCAACCGTCCCGACCCGCGGGCCACTACGCTCTATTGGCTGCCACGCTTGTCCGTGCCGGCCTCGGGCACAGCGCGCTTCACCTTCTACACCGCCGACCAGGGGGGTACGTTCCGCGTCAGCGCCGAAGGAATCGGGGCCACCGGCCAGCCAGCGCTGGGCAGCACCTCGCTCACCGTCTCGGCCCGATAAAAAGGCAGAAGCGTTATTTCCGGAATGGGTGCCCGTTCAGGGCCAGCCGCTCAGTTAGCTCTACAGCGCGCCGGGCCCGGGTTTCAGCCTGCCTGGCGCTGGCTACGTGGCGGGCCATGGCGCGGCGCATGCTGCCCGAGTGCCTAGCGAAGCTGGCTTCCGCTTCGGGCCAGGCTTCCAGGGCTTCGGCCAGCTCGGCGGGCAGTTCCACGTAGTCGGGTTGCGGGTCGGGGGCGAGGGTGATGGTGAGGTGCTGGCCCAGCTGGATGCCGGCGGCGCTGCACAGGTCTTTGCTGAACATCAGATAGCGGCCGCCGCCGGGTAGCGGGAGCAGCCCCAGCCGTACGGCGTGACCATTCACGGTGCCCGTTACGCGCTTCGTGGCCTTGCCGCCCAGCACCTCCAGCACCAGTGGCGGTACTACCACTATCTGGGTGGGCATGAAGCTGGGGCCGCCGGGCTCCAGTTGCGCCTGAAAGGTGTGCGTCGGTTCCATGCAGGCAAAATAGCTAGCGGAACGGTGCGAGCAGCAATGTGCTTTTAACCCTGCTAAGTACAACGGGCCGCCTAAAAAAATATCCGTACTGCGGAACTATTACCGCATATTCTGGCACAACTCTTGGGATTTGGAACGACACCTCTCTTATATCCTGTCTTTATGCTGATAAAACGCATCTTGGTTACGCTCCTTGCTTCCGCTACGCTCTTTACCGTTGCCTGCCACAAAGACCAAGACGACCAGCCTCAACCCGCCGCAACGGTGCAGGCGGCTACGCTCAACATGACGTTTCACTACGCCAGCCCCGACGAAACGCGCGGCATCAACCACCTCGCCGACAAACCCCGCGGCCAGCAGTTCGCCGACCGGCTCGTGGTGACGTTCAGCAACAGCCAAACTAGCCCTACCGACCAGTTGGAATTCACGATTGCCAAAAGTCGCCAGAAGTCTGGCTTGGCCGGCACCTACGCGCTGGCCTCGCAGCCCGACCTCGGCGCGGGCGACGTGCAGGTCCGCTACCTGCGGCATACTCCCAGCAGTGCCGCCACCGAAAACCTGGCAACCGGCAACACGCACCGCCTCACGGGCTCCTTTATCATCAGCAGCTACGATGCAAACCGCCAGCTCATCAGCGGCAGCTACACCGTGGAAGCGGCCGACAGCAAAGACCCGTTCACGTTCCTGACCACTGGCGTCGATAACCGCCGCTCCGGCGATTTGCGCGTCTATGGCACCTTCACGGAGGTGCCGCTGCGGTAAGCTCTCATTCCGACTCAGGAGGAATCCGGGGAACAGGTGCGCAAACCGATTTACTTGGATTCCTGTCTGGCCGCAATAACAGACGAGTTGCCTAAACTTTGATTCCGGCGGATTTGGCCCCAACTTGCCTATGCTGCGGCCTCGGCGGCGGCGTTTCACCCTGGAATCCGACTCATGCTCAAAATCAACAAGCAGGACGCCCTCGACTACCATTCCCAAAGCCCCGCCGGCAAGATTGAGGTAGTGCCCACCAAGCCCGTCAGCACCCAGCTGGATTTGGCGCTGGCCTACTCGCCGGGCGTAGCCGAGCCCTGCCTGGCCATTGCCCAGAACCCCGACGACGTGTATAAATACACCGCCAAGGGCAACCTGGTGGCCGTTATCAGCAACGGCACGGCCGTGCTGGGCCTCGGCAACATCGGGCCGGCCGCCAGTAAGCCGGTGATGGAAGGCAAGGGCGTACTGTTCAAGAAATTTGCGGGCATCGACTGCTTCGACATCGAAATCGACGCCACCGACCCCGACGAGTTCATCCGCATCGTGAAGGCCCTGGAGCCTACGTTCGGCGGTATTAACCTGGAGGACATCAAGGCCCCGGAGTGCTTCCGCATCGAGACCGAGCTGCGCGACAAGATGAACATCCCGCTCATGCACGACGATCAGCATGGCACGGCTATCATTTCGTCGGCGGCGCTGCTCAACGGCTTGGAGGTGGTAGGCAAGCGCATCGAGGACATCAAGCTGGTGGTGAGCGGCGCGGGTGCGGCGGCCATCAGCTGCCTGCGCCTGTACCTGGCGCTGGGCCTCCAACTGGAAAACGTGGTGGTGTTCGACAAGGACGGCGTCATCAACGCCAGCCGCACCGACCTGGCGCCGCTGCAGATGCACTTCGCCACCAGCCGCCCCGTCAGCACGCTGGCCGAGGCCATGGAAGGCGCCGACGTGTTCCTGGGCCTTTCGGCGGCCAACGTGCTGCCCGCCGAGCTGCTGCTGAAGATGGCTGACAACCCCATCGTATTCGCGCTGGCCAACCCCACGCCCGAAATTGCCTACGAGCTGGCCCTGGCTACCCGCCCCGACCTGATTATGGCCACCGGCCGCTCTGACCATCCCAACCAGGTAAATAACGTACTCGGCTTCCCCTATATTTTCCGGGGGGCGCTGGACGTGCGGGCCACCGAAATCAACGAGGCCATGAAGCTGGCCGCCGTGCGCGCCCTTTCCGACCTGGCCAAGGAGCCCGTGCCGGACATGGTAAACCGCGCCTACGGCGACAACACGCTGGCCTTCGGCCGCACCTACCTCATTCCCAAGCCCCTCGACCCGCGCCTCATCACGACGGTGAGCCCGGCCGTGGCCCGCGCCGCCATGGAAAGCGGCTCGGCCCGCCGCAACATCGAGGACTGGACCGCCTATGAAGACGAGTTGCGCGGCCGCCTCGGCGTAAATCAGAAGCTGATGAACCGCATCACGTCGGCGGCCCGCGCCAACCCCAAGCGCGTGGTGTTTGCCGAAGCCGACAACTACAAGATCCTCAAAGCGGCCCAGATTCTGTTTGATGAGGGCATTGCGGTGCCCATCCTGCTCGGCAACCGCAAAAAGCTGGAAACCATTGCCCAAGCCAACAACTTGGACCTGCACGGCTGCCAGATCATTGATATTCTGGAGGAAGACGCCAAGCGTGAAGAGTACGCCAACCTGCTCTACCAGAAGCGGCAGCGCCGCGGCATCACGCTCTACGAAGGCCGCCGCCTGCTGCGCGAGCGGAACTACTACGGCTCGATGATGTTGGAAACCGGCGAGGCAGATGCCTTCATCACCGGCCTCACCAAAGACTACGGCAAGAGTATTGTGCCCTCGCTGCAGGTGATTGGGGTGGAAGAAGGCGTGAAGCGCGTGGCCTCCATGTACATCATCCAGCACAAGAAAGGCCCGTTCTTCTTCGCCGATACCACCGTCAACATCGACCCCACGGCCGAGGAAATGGTGGACATCATCGGCCTCACGGCCGAGGCCGTACGCTTCTTCGACGCCGAGCCGCGGGTGGCCGTTATCAGCTACTCCAACTTCGGTTCCAACCCCGGCGAGCTGCCCGACAAGGCCCGCCGCGCCACCGAGCTGGCCAAAAAGCGCTACCCCGAGCTGATTCTGGACGGTGAGATGCAGGCCAACACGGCCCTCAACCCCGACCTGCTGCGCGAGCAGTACCCGTTCTCGGAGCTGGCCGAAAAGGGCGGCGCCAACACGCTCATCTTCCCGAACGTGATTAGCGGCAACATTGCCTACAAAGTGCTCCAGGAAATCGGGGGTGCCGAGGTAATCGGGCCGGTGCTGATGGGCATGCGCAAGCCGGTGCACATTCTGCAGCTGGGTGCCTCCGTCCGCGAAATCGTGAACATGGCCTCCATTGCCGTCGTCGACGCCCAGCAAAGCCAGACCAACCGCGGCTTGTAGCCGGGTTGTTGGCGTGCTGAAGCCAGATAAGTAAAAGAATAGCAACAGATTGCTTAAGGTCTGTAGAACGTCATGCTGAACTTGCCAGAGCGAGCCCGCATGACGTTCTTTTGTCCTGCCGGGCTTCGCACTTGCCGCCAGTTTTCCGCCTTCCTGCAGGACGCCGCAACGCGTAATTTATTCCGCCAATAATGCCATCAGTTGCGGGATAGAAAACCCAGCTGCTGGTGTTGCCCTACCACCTAAGTTCCCCAGCTTCTACGCTCCACATATGATTGCCTACATCGAAGGAAAGCTCGCTTACAAAGACCACGCCCAAGCCATTCTCGACGTGAGCGGCATCGGCTACGAGGTGCGCATTTCGCTCAGCACGTTCAGCAAGCTGCCCGCCGAGGGCGACAAGGCCAAGCTCTACACCTTCCAGCACATCAAGGAAGACGCCCACACGCTCTACGGCTTCCTCGACCCCAGCGAGAAAGCGCTGTTCATGCAGCTGATTTCGGTGTCGGGCATCGGGCCGGGCACGGGCATCGTGATGGTGAGCAGCATGAGCGTGGGCGAAATCCGCCAGGCCATCGTGAACGAGGACGTGCGCGCCATCCAGAGCATCAAAGGCGTGGGCCCCAAAACGGCGCAGCGCGTGATTCTGGAGCTGCGCGACAAGCTGCGCAAAGACGAGCTGCTGGCCAAAGCCGGAGTAGATACCGTACCGCTGGCCCGGGCACACAATACCAGCCGCAGTGAGGCGTTGTCGGCTTTAGTGACGCTGGGCTTTGCCCGCGCCGCCGCCGAGAAGAATCTTGACCAGATTCAGAAGCGCTATGGCAACGACCTGAGCGTGGAGGAATTGATTAAGTTTGCTCTTAAGTCCAATTAAGTATTGAGTAGTTAGTATGGAGTATGAAGTAGTGAGTGTAGAGTAGGGAATACAGAGTACGGAGCCTGGCTGTTGCCTGCTCTGCTTTCGCCAGCTACCCTTGCTTCATACTCTCTACTTGATACTCAATTCTTAACGCCACCTGCATCCTTTTTTATTTGTAGCACTTGAACTCCGGTAAGAAGTCCCTCACTGCCTCCGTTGCTGTTGTTTTCGCGTCGTTGCTGGGTGCTTGGTGGTCGCAGGCCGAAACTGCCGGGTCGGCCGCTTTTTCGCTGCGCCAGCTATGGGCGTGGCTCCCCGAAACCAGCGAGGCCCGGCCCTGGCTGATGCCCGGGCCCGATACGCCGCGCACGGCCCTGCCCGACACCAGCCGCTACCGTTCCAGCCGCCGGCCCCGCGTGGCGCCTTCCGACAGGGTGGGCACGCCGTTTTCGCCGCAGCGCCGCCGCTCGCCGCTGGTGCTGCCCCTGCCCGGCAACGTGCAGCAGGTCATCACGCCCGACGACAGCCTGCAGTATTTTGATGTGGAGGAGCGGATTGGGGAGGACGTGGACTTCCGCGACCCCAGCCGCCTTACCTTCAAGGAGTACTCGCGCTGGCAGCAACAACAGGCTGTACGAGACTACTTCCGAAATCGTTCGGCCGGGGGCGTCGTTGGCGACTCCGGCTCGGCCGCCTCGCGCCGCCTGATCCCCAAGATTTACCTCGGCCCCATGGCCGACCGTATCTTCGGTGGCTCCTACGTCGACATCCGGCCGGCCGGCGCAGTCACTATCCGGATGGGGGCGCGCTTCAACCGCAACCAAAACCCCACGCTCACGCTCCGGCAGCAGCGCATCGGCGAGTTTCAGTTCGACCAGAACATGAACCTCAACCTGACGGGCCAGATCGGGGAGAAGGTGCGCCTGAACTTCAACTATGACACCAAGGCCGCCTTCGACTTCGAAAACAACATGAAGCTCGACTACACGGGCTTCGACACGGACATCATCCGGAAGGTAGACCTCGGCAACGTGAGTCTGCCGCTGAATAATTCGCTGATTGTGGGCGGGCAGAACCTGTTCGGGGTGAAAACCCAGCTGCAGTTCGGGCGCATGAGCGTGACGGCCGTGGCCAGCACTCTGCGCGGCCAGGCCGACGAGGTGCGCGTGCAGAACGGCGGCCAGAGCCGGCAGTTTGAGCTCAAGGCCAGCCAGTACGAGAAAGACCGGCACTTCTTCTTGAGCCAGTTCTTCCGCGACCGGTACAACCTGGCCCTGCGCAACCTGCCCACCGTGCAGAGCGGCATCGAAATCCGCTACTTGGAAGTGTGGGTCACCAACGACAACCGCCAGAGCGACAACCTGCGCAACGTGGTGCCGCTCATGGACCTGGGCGAAGCCAGCCGCGTGTACCGCAGCCCGCTGCTGCTACCCGGCACCTTGCCCACCGTCGCCGCCAACAACACCAACAACCAGCTCCAGCAGCTGCTGCTGCCCAACGCCCAGGCCCGCGGCGAGTTGACCGTGGACAACTACCTGAGCGGCGGCAACGTGGCCGGCCAGCCGCTGGTGAAAAACGTGGACTTCGAGCACGTGCGGGCCCGCAAGCTCGACCCGCGCGAGTACACCTTTAATGCTCAGCTGGGCTACCTGAGCCTCAACACCCAGCTGCTGCCCGAGCAGGTGCTGGGCGTCAGCTACGAGTACCTCTACAACGGCCGCACCTACAAAGTAGGGGAGGTGGTGAACGACTACGGCAACCGCAGCCAGGACGAAGTGGTGTTTCTGAAGATGTTGAAGGCCACTAACCCCGCCGTGGGCCTAGCCGACCCCAGCCAGAACCCGCAGAACCTGAACCTGCTCACCCGGAACCTGCCCACCTGGGACCTGATGATGAAGAACGTGTACCCGTTGAATGCCTCGCAGCTCAACCGGGACAACTTCCAGCTGCAGATTGTCTACAAGGACGACGTGACGGGTGTGGATTTGATTTCGCTGAAGGAAGGCGCCCGCATCCAGAATCGCCCGCTGATTGAGGTGCTCAACCTCGACAACGTAAACCCCAACAACGACCAGAACGCCGACGGCAACTTCGACTTCTTCCCCGGCATCACCATTGACCCGGAGCTGGGTAAGGTGATATTCCCGGTGGTGGAGCCCTTCGGTAGCTACCTGCGCAGCCAGTTTGATACGCTGGGCGTGACGCCTGGCTCGGACCCCGCCAACGAGCGGCTGCTGGCCCGCAAGTACGTCTACGACGCCCTCTACAACCAGGTGCAGAGCGACGCCCAGCAGGTGACCGAGAAAGACAAGTTTGTGCTGCGCGGCCGGTTCCAGGCCACCGCCACCGACGAGATTACGCTGCCCGGTTTGGGCATTGCGGTGGGCTCGGTGCGGGTGCGCGCCGGCTCGGTGCTGCTGGAAGAAGGCCGCGACTACCAGGTGTTCTACGACCAGGCCAAGGTGAAAATCCTGAACCCGGCCTACCTCAACTCGGCCAACGAGCTGCGGGTGGAGTTCGAGAAAAACGCACTGGTGCAGGTGCAGCCGCGCCGCCTGCTCGGGGCCCGCTTCGACTACCGCCTCAACCAGGACGTGAACTTCGGGGCCACGGTGCTGCACTTGCGCGAAAACCAGGCGCCGGGTATCAACCGCGTGAATATCGGCGACGAACCGGGCAACAACACCA
Proteins encoded in this region:
- a CDS encoding NADP-dependent malic enzyme yields the protein MLKINKQDALDYHSQSPAGKIEVVPTKPVSTQLDLALAYSPGVAEPCLAIAQNPDDVYKYTAKGNLVAVISNGTAVLGLGNIGPAASKPVMEGKGVLFKKFAGIDCFDIEIDATDPDEFIRIVKALEPTFGGINLEDIKAPECFRIETELRDKMNIPLMHDDQHGTAIISSAALLNGLEVVGKRIEDIKLVVSGAGAAAISCLRLYLALGLQLENVVVFDKDGVINASRTDLAPLQMHFATSRPVSTLAEAMEGADVFLGLSAANVLPAELLLKMADNPIVFALANPTPEIAYELALATRPDLIMATGRSDHPNQVNNVLGFPYIFRGALDVRATEINEAMKLAAVRALSDLAKEPVPDMVNRAYGDNTLAFGRTYLIPKPLDPRLITTVSPAVARAAMESGSARRNIEDWTAYEDELRGRLGVNQKLMNRITSAARANPKRVVFAEADNYKILKAAQILFDEGIAVPILLGNRKKLETIAQANNLDLHGCQIIDILEEDAKREEYANLLYQKRQRRGITLYEGRRLLRERNYYGSMMLETGEADAFITGLTKDYGKSIVPSLQVIGVEEGVKRVASMYIIQHKKGPFFFADTTVNIDPTAEEMVDIIGLTAEAVRFFDAEPRVAVISYSNFGSNPGELPDKARRATELAKKRYPELILDGEMQANTALNPDLLREQYPFSELAEKGGANTLIFPNVISGNIAYKVLQEIGGAEVIGPVLMGMRKPVHILQLGASVREIVNMASIAVVDAQQSQTNRGL
- a CDS encoding TonB-dependent receptor plug domain-containing protein, with the translated sequence MFSAFQNPDPAIQRLATRLQYFYTEAQPEISYLHLNQAAYVAGETVWFKAYVADANSHQLDSLSRVLYVDVVSPSGRRVLLRRTLALRGGLAHGDLALPDTLAQGVYTVRAYTHWMRNAGEQLFFSRRVPVWQTAPAAPDAAASASVGTAVHARREVARPVASSRPDVQFFPEGGDYVAGLSTVVGVKAVDATGAGLAVRGEILDDQNQVQGSFSTPALGMSAFSFSPAAGRRYHARVVLPNGTAADYPLPAVQPAGWVMNVREIGNTLRVLIRHRAAAGAAAGPQALRLLAHVRGVLVYAGQGQINGDEIFSATLSKDKLPAGVLHLTLFDEQQIARAERLAFVPDPNPLRVAVRSDRPSYGAREAVTLEVEVRNAAGLPTGAELSVAVADEAGLPATGTTDATIESHLLLTSELKGYVENPGYYFRQPTPDTRLALDYLLLTQGWSRFVWRELLASDTSPAAAYRFLPEQTLTLGGRLVRTNGKPVPNGTLTLYQQANKSVNVSQANDAGRFLYQGFSGQDSAKVLLQARTEKGSNNILIQLDELWPLPATPLPLPLQVLPAATPELAAYSQRSRRQQVLERQYLPDSTRSILLRNVTVKSRATPPEQSVFSLHSNADYVLNLSDIPSTAAFSDIFQLLQGRVSGLQITRSNSSYNVMIRGASSITGSSQPLYLLDGMPISDAEGLMGVAPVTVERIEVLKGASAAIYGSRGAGGVIAVFTKRGNFNYDYSKEPAAGVAVRQLPAYHRAREFYAPRYEQASAANRPDPRATTLYWLPRLSVPASGTARFTFYTADQGGTFRVSAEGIGATGQPALGSTSLTVSAR
- a CDS encoding YdeI/OmpD-associated family protein: MEPTHTFQAQLEPGGPSFMPTQIVVVPPLVLEVLGGKATKRVTGTVNGHAVRLGLLPLPGGGRYLMFSKDLCSAAGIQLGQHLTITLAPDPQPDYVELPAELAEALEAWPEAEASFARHSGSMRRAMARHVASARQAETRARRAVELTERLALNGHPFRK
- a CDS encoding TonB-dependent receptor plug domain-containing protein — protein: MPLSLPRLLSVACLSLGALAAFTAFQEADPMMQRLATRLQAYYTEAHPEISYLHLNQAAYAAGETLWFKAYVVDGSTHQPDSLSRVLYVDMISPSGKEVALRRTLALRGGQAHGDIQLPDSLPQGIYTLRAYTSWMRNSGEELFFSRRVPVWQATSSSRVNSRLIAKEMSAARRETASASRPDVQFFPEGGDYVAGLPTVVGVKALDATGTGLAVRGTILDDQNQPQATFTTSALGMTALTFTPTAGRRYLARVTLPGGVTADYPLPAVRPDGWVLNVRDAGPNLQVFIRYQPPQGRAVAPVRLRLLGHVRGAVVYTGAGQIQGPETFMATVSKAGLPAGIVHFTLFDDQQIARAERLAFVPDPAPLRISLQPEKTTYGLREVVSMAVDVRTAEGQPVAAELSASVVAVAEGLPATGTTDADVESHLLLTSELKGYVENPGYYFRQPTPETRRALDHLLLTQGWSRFVWGKLLASDASPAAAYQFLPEQTLTLSGQLMRLNEKPVSNGALTLFQGASKGVTVGQTDATGRFTFTGFSGQDSSRVLVQARTEKGGSNVMVKLDKLWPLPAKATPLPLLASAAALPSEVGVYAQRSRRQQVLEQQYRPDSSRSIVLRNVTVKGSRPTPPRHDPRSIHLSADVVLRTRDIPAADNATDIFQLLQGRVSGVDIFRTDSANLLQVRIRGISSITGGSGPLLLLDGIPLPNTQSLQGIPPSMVERIEVLKGPSAAIYGMRGMGGVIAVFTKHGNPDYDYSHEKSNESVVVYQLPAYYRPREFYAPGYEKASAANRPDPRATTLHWLPRLPVPATGPARFTFYTADEPGTFRVRVEGIGATGQPVTGSAVLVVADR